From the Flavobacteriales bacterium TMED191 genome, the window TCAACTTATCACCTAATTTATGTTGATATAAAACACCCAAATCAAAATTTAAATCATTGATTAAAAATGATTCTTGTTCTTGGAATTGAGTAATGCTATTTTGCGTCTCAACATCTGTATACTTATTAATGGGACCAAAAAAATAATTAATATTTAATCCAAAAGATAAATCATTGATAATATTAGCCCCAAGACCAAAAACCAGTTTATTAAGACCACCTGAACCACTATAATTATAGTTTACATTTCCAATTACATCATTATTAAAAACCTCGCTATTAATATTATATCCTACATTACTGAAGGGAAATAAGCCTATAGCAAAGCCAATTTTTTTTGACACTGGGAATGCAAGTCCTAAATTTAATAAGCCACTAATATGATTCTTTTGTTCTAAATTATTTTGAGTTAATACTGTAGAAGTAGAAGATGTACCTATCTCAAAAGACGTCTGGTCTAGAAAACAATATGAAGCGGGATTATTAAAATTAATAAGATGTGAATTATTTACAGTTAAGCCTAATCCCCCCATTGCCATACTAGATACAGATGTGATATTATGGACTGTTCCAAGTCCAAAATAAGAATACGGAGAATATGTATTAACCTGACCTTTTAATGCAAAAACAGCGAAAAAAACTAAAAATATAATTTTATACTTCCTCATTAAATGCAATAATAGAATTTAAACCTTCCATTAACAAATAAGGATGGAAAAAATTTATGTTTTTTATTTTTTTTTCTATAATATTCATGTCACCCCCTGTAGCAATTGTAACAATTGTAGGATAAAGTTTTTTATACTTGTTTACCACACTTTCTATTTCAAAAAATATTGAATCATAAACACCAACCAAAATTGAATCTCTTGTAGAGTGCCCCACAGATATATCTCTATTAATATAATCTAATTTAGGTAATTTATCTGTATAATGATTTAAAGAAGCTAAACGCATCTGTAACCCAGGACTAATCTGGCCACCAATATAATTCGAATTTAATACTACATCATACGTAATACAAGTTCCTAAATCTATAATTAACATATTACCTTTAAAAATTTTTTCTGCTGCAACTGACAAAGCAATTCTATCTGAACCTAAACTAAATGGTGTAGAATAACTGATTGTTAGCGGCAACTTACATTGTGAATTTAATTCTATATAATTTAAATTAAAAGTGGAAAAAATTGTTTTATAATCAAAATTTAAATTGGTATTATCCGAGAGACAAACATTTTTTAATTCAGGATATTCAAGTTTAATTTTTTTTACAAAATTTGATGAAAACTTTTTGCTGGACTCAAAC encodes:
- a CDS encoding type III pantothenate kinase encodes the protein MNLVIDIGNTRSKWAVFHNNKMLKFESSKKFSSNFVKKIKLEYPELKNVCLSDNTNLNFDYKTIFSTFNLNYIELNSQCKLPLTISYSTPFSLGSDRIALSVAAEKIFKGNMLIIDLGTCITYDVVLNSNYIGGQISPGLQMRLASLNHYTDKLPKLDYINRDISVGHSTRDSILVGVYDSIFFEIESVVNKYKKLYPTIVTIATGGDMNIIEKKIKNINFFHPYLLMEGLNSIIAFNEEV